In a single window of the Megalobrama amblycephala isolate DHTTF-2021 linkage group LG3, ASM1881202v1, whole genome shotgun sequence genome:
- the si:ch211-107o10.3 gene encoding retinol dehydrogenase 11, with protein MMQEYTKAAKEFVEEHPTGVTAVLVTGVGLFALRRWMAGGVCRSKARLDGKTVLITGANTGIGKETAVDMAKRGARVILACRDMGRATKAADEIRKRSGNGNVVVKMLDLASLQSVRALAKDVEQTEERLDILINNAGIMMCPQWQTEDGFEMQFGVNHLGHFLLTNLLLDLLKKSTPSRVVNVSSLAHEKGKIYFDDINLEKDYDPYRSYRQSKLANVLFTRELAVRLKGTGVTTYSLHPGVIHTELGRHFLPTLPLWKRLLFLPFFFFVKTPWQGAQTTIYCAVDESLQKTSGLYYSDCAPKEAAPQGRDDAAARRLWDLSASMVGLA; from the exons ATGATGCAGGAATACACAAAGGCAGCGAAAGAGTTTGTGGAAGAGCACCCAACAGGCGTCACAGCTGTCCTGGTCACGG GTGTCGGTCTCTTTGCCCTGCGGAGATGGATGGCTGGTGGAGTCTGCCGCAGCAAAGCGCGCTTGGACGGCAAAACTGTCCTGATAACGGGAGCCAACACTGGGATCGGTAAAGAGACTGCGGTGGACATGGCCAAGAGAG GTGCAAGGGTGATTCTGGCTTGCAGAGACATGGGCAGAGCCACCAAAGCAGCGGATGAGATCAGGAAGAGGAGCGGAAATGGCAACGTGGTTGTGAAGATGCTTGATCTGGCCTCCTTGCAGTCTGTCCGAGCTCTGGCCAAAGATGTAGAGCAGACTGAGGAGAGATTGGATATTCTCATTAATAACGCTG GGATAATGATGTGCCCACAGTGGCAGACAGAAGATGGCTTTGAGATGCAGTTTGGGGTGAACCACCTGGGCCATTTCCTGCTTACCAACTTACTTCTGGACTTGTTAAAGAAATCAACACCCAGCCGTGTTGTCAATGTTTCTAGCTTGGCCCATGAGAAAG GCAAGATTTATTTTGATGATATAAACCTGGAGAAAGACTATGATCCATACAGAAGCTATCGACAGAGCAAGCTGGCCAATGTTTTGTTTACCCGTGAACTAGCTGTCAGGTTGAAAG GTACAGGAGTGACAACTTACTCTCTCCATCCTGGGGTGATCCATACTGAACTCGGCCGACACTTTTTACCCACTCTGCCTCTGTGGAAGAGGCTTTTGTTCTTgcccttttttttctttgtcaaaACACCTTGGCAGGGTGCACAGACCACCATCTACTGTGCAGTGGATGAGAGTCTGCAGAAGACCAGTGGGCTTTACTACAG TGATTGTGCACCCAAAGAGGCGGCTCCTCAGGGTAGGGATGACGCTGCAGCCCGCAGACTGTGGGATCTCAGTGCTTCCATGGTGGGCCTGGCTTGA